A window from Chitinophaga filiformis encodes these proteins:
- a CDS encoding FecR domain-containing protein: MEEINYHAKELLQSIADGNENSFARFFRAAAPLVYADLAVILRGDPRCINAVLQETFIIIWLHRDKLPMVKDLDAYLRSVALQECYSYLQDSSSDELLPVPFYDDDVPPEIQHYKAYQSLIHDTIMSLPEQRRLIYEMHRLKGMSPAQIATAMKLSADAVTHAINAVHQSVRQCLKDVAHSSVSSRHNQWVVEKTKLLEVQAPIVPPFDEHWLPMVSKAMAIDRPIPADSTPVIRRIYSHRLNYLYALAALLFLIVGPGIYLIVMRSERSASFRAMSSAGQHKSKDTLPDGTEVWMNTGSAVRYPATYSVAGRVVEVEGEASFRVSNSVNQPFHIRAYEVYADVTGTYFNIHAYTTPSHMAITALGSTVRVQAEGKDLTLLPGQQADIAQDGTIKVTPADTAAIAGWKETLQ; encoded by the coding sequence ATGGAGGAGATCAATTACCACGCGAAAGAACTGCTGCAAAGCATTGCTGATGGCAATGAAAATTCTTTTGCCCGCTTCTTCCGGGCGGCGGCTCCCCTTGTATATGCTGATCTTGCTGTTATCCTCAGAGGAGATCCCCGGTGTATCAACGCGGTATTGCAGGAGACGTTCATTATCATCTGGCTGCACAGGGACAAGCTGCCAATGGTAAAAGACCTGGATGCTTATCTGCGCTCCGTGGCCCTGCAGGAATGTTATAGTTATCTGCAGGATTCGTCGTCAGATGAGCTGCTTCCCGTACCATTCTACGATGACGATGTTCCCCCCGAAATACAACATTATAAGGCCTACCAGTCACTGATCCATGATACGATCATGTCACTGCCGGAACAACGGCGGCTCATCTATGAAATGCACCGCCTGAAAGGCATGTCGCCGGCCCAGATAGCCACTGCTATGAAGCTGTCTGCAGATGCTGTTACACACGCTATCAACGCCGTGCATCAGTCTGTAAGGCAATGCCTGAAAGATGTCGCGCATAGTAGTGTAAGTTCCCGTCACAACCAGTGGGTGGTAGAGAAAACAAAGCTGCTGGAGGTACAGGCCCCGATCGTTCCTCCTTTTGACGAGCATTGGCTGCCTATGGTATCGAAGGCTATGGCGATAGACCGTCCCATACCGGCAGACAGCACCCCGGTGATAAGACGGATCTATTCACACCGCCTCAATTACCTGTATGCCCTGGCTGCATTGCTGTTCCTGATAGTTGGCCCGGGTATTTACCTGATCGTGATGCGTTCCGAAAGATCGGCTTCTTTCCGGGCAATGTCATCCGCCGGCCAGCATAAGTCTAAAGATACATTGCCCGATGGTACGGAGGTATGGATGAATACGGGTAGCGCCGTCAGGTATCCGGCCACTTACAGTGTGGCGGGCAGGGTAGTGGAAGTGGAAGGAGAGGCCAGTTTCAGGGTAAGCAATAGCGTCAATCAGCCATTTCACATCCGTGCCTATGAAGTATATGCCGACGTAACAGGGACTTATTTTAATATACATGCCTATACCACACCTTCACATATGGCCATTACCGCCCTGGGAAGTACCGTCAGGGTACAGGCGGAAGGCAAAGACCTGACCCTGCTTCCCGGCCAGCAGGCAGATATTGCCCAGGATGGGACTATCAAAGTCACTCCTGCGGATACCGCCGCTATTGCCGGCTGGAAAGAGACCCTTCAATAA
- a CDS encoding SDR family oxidoreductase: MNFEHKVVWIIGASSGIGLGLVKAFAAQKARLIISSRDSAALTAVAEQLEGHTTCTVLPADMTDHPGLAQIAEHAISAYGHIDIVIHSAGVGQRSAAIDTQLPVYRRLMELNFFGPLTLTQHLLPHFRKQGHGHVVAVSSMSGLMGFPLRSGYVASKHALKGYFETLQVEHTLDNFYVTIVSPGRIKTGLSLSALTGNGTPYDKMDKGQLHGIPVNECAHRILKAISKKKKHVIIARSERLLYWLRMLIPPAYYRIARKRGLADQQ, translated from the coding sequence ATGAATTTCGAGCATAAAGTTGTCTGGATCATTGGCGCCTCCTCCGGTATCGGGCTTGGTCTGGTAAAAGCATTTGCCGCACAAAAGGCGCGCCTGATCATTTCCTCCCGCGATAGCGCTGCCCTGACAGCAGTGGCAGAGCAACTGGAAGGACATACCACCTGTACAGTATTGCCGGCTGATATGACTGACCATCCAGGCCTGGCGCAGATAGCAGAACATGCCATCAGCGCCTATGGACATATTGACATTGTTATTCATTCGGCCGGTGTGGGACAACGCTCAGCCGCCATCGATACACAACTGCCTGTTTACAGGCGGCTAATGGAGCTCAACTTCTTTGGACCGCTCACCCTTACACAACACCTGCTGCCCCATTTCAGGAAGCAGGGGCACGGGCACGTAGTGGCAGTAAGTAGCATGTCGGGCCTCATGGGCTTTCCTTTACGCAGCGGCTACGTTGCCTCCAAACATGCATTAAAGGGATATTTCGAAACATTACAGGTGGAACATACGCTGGATAACTTTTATGTGACCATTGTAAGCCCTGGCAGGATCAAAACAGGACTGTCCCTGTCTGCACTTACCGGCAACGGCACCCCTTACGACAAGATGGACAAAGGCCAGCTGCACGGTATTCCCGTCAATGAATGTGCTCACAGGATACTGAAGGCCATCAGCAAGAAGAAGAAGCATGTGATCATTGCCAGAAGCGAAAGACTGCTATACTGGCTGCGTATGTTGATACCTCCCGCCTACTACCGCATTGCAAGAAAAAGAGGATTGGCTGACCAGCAATGA
- the ligD gene encoding DNA ligase D — protein sequence MRKKSSSSKPSGRTRAKFPVTVAPMLATLVNKPVEEPGWMYEVKWDGYRAIALLNKGNVQLISRNNKPFDEKFYPVHNALKAWNIQAVTDGEIVVLNESGSSSFGDLQNWRSEADGELIYYVFDLLWLNGYDLTQLPLVQRRELLQQLFPAPDIIRLSASFNTSPSEFLTAATSLGLEGIIAKKEDSLYYPGVRSNEWLKIKINKRHEVVIGGYTRNENSSKPFSSLLVGVFDNGKLQYTGKIGTGFSTARQKEMMQLFKPLTIKKSPFTTVPDINKPSRFRPNPPKAVATWLKPELVCEVSYAEITSDGVMRHPSFEGMREDKAAKDVKREAPQPVTKATAKTGTAISQKMLTPVIGGNRKTLLNPSEDTQVRKINKHELKFSNLNKIFWPEEKYTKRDMLNYYYQIAPYIVPYLKDRPQSLNRFPNGIKGKSFYQKDVTGKAPDWIKTFPYHTSDGEDKNFMVGTDEASLLYMASLGSIEMNPWNSRIQKPDYPDWCIIDLDPTEKNTFEQVIETALVTKEVLDSIKAPGYCKTSGSTGIHIYIPLNAKYTYDECQLFGKWIATQVHAALPAFTSIERMTQNRKGRIYVDYLQNRPKATLAAPYSLRPKPGATVSMPLHWDEVKKGLKMKDFNITNAVARVNEMGDIFKPVLGKGIDMKKILSAIQP from the coding sequence ATGCGTAAAAAATCCTCATCTTCCAAGCCTTCGGGGCGAACAAGGGCTAAGTTCCCTGTTACGGTAGCACCCATGCTGGCTACACTGGTCAATAAACCAGTGGAAGAGCCGGGGTGGATGTACGAGGTGAAATGGGATGGTTACCGTGCTATAGCCTTATTGAATAAGGGGAATGTACAACTTATCTCACGCAACAATAAACCCTTCGATGAGAAATTCTATCCGGTTCACAATGCCTTAAAAGCATGGAACATCCAGGCAGTAACAGATGGGGAAATAGTGGTGCTCAATGAAAGCGGGTCTTCCAGCTTCGGAGACCTGCAAAACTGGAGGAGTGAAGCTGATGGAGAATTGATCTATTATGTATTCGACCTATTGTGGCTGAATGGATACGACCTTACACAATTACCGCTCGTACAACGCAGGGAACTGTTGCAGCAACTGTTTCCCGCTCCCGATATCATCAGGCTTAGCGCCAGCTTCAATACATCGCCCTCAGAGTTCCTGACGGCGGCAACATCACTGGGCCTGGAAGGTATCATTGCCAAAAAGGAAGATAGCCTTTATTATCCCGGTGTACGTAGCAACGAATGGTTAAAGATCAAGATCAATAAAAGACATGAAGTGGTCATAGGCGGTTATACCCGCAATGAAAACTCTTCAAAACCTTTCAGCTCATTGCTGGTGGGCGTTTTTGATAATGGCAAATTGCAATATACCGGCAAAATAGGCACCGGGTTTTCCACTGCCAGGCAGAAGGAGATGATGCAGTTATTCAAACCACTGACCATAAAAAAATCGCCTTTTACAACAGTCCCGGATATTAATAAGCCCTCCCGTTTCAGGCCCAATCCACCGAAGGCAGTAGCTACCTGGTTAAAGCCCGAGCTGGTATGTGAAGTAAGTTATGCAGAGATCACTTCGGATGGCGTGATGCGCCACCCCTCTTTCGAAGGTATGCGGGAAGATAAAGCAGCAAAGGACGTTAAAAGAGAAGCGCCCCAGCCTGTTACCAAAGCAACAGCGAAAACAGGTACGGCTATCTCCCAAAAGATGTTAACACCGGTGATAGGCGGCAACCGTAAAACATTGCTCAATCCATCCGAAGATACACAGGTCCGGAAGATCAATAAACATGAACTGAAATTCTCCAATCTCAACAAAATATTCTGGCCGGAAGAGAAATATACCAAACGGGACATGCTGAACTACTATTACCAGATAGCCCCGTATATAGTGCCATACCTGAAAGACCGCCCCCAGTCGCTGAACAGGTTCCCCAATGGTATAAAGGGCAAGAGCTTTTACCAGAAAGATGTGACAGGGAAAGCGCCCGACTGGATCAAGACCTTTCCTTATCATACCAGTGATGGTGAAGATAAGAACTTCATGGTAGGAACGGACGAAGCCAGCCTATTATATATGGCGAGTCTGGGCAGCATTGAAATGAACCCCTGGAACAGCAGGATACAAAAGCCGGATTATCCGGATTGGTGTATAATTGACCTGGATCCGACAGAAAAGAATACCTTTGAGCAGGTAATAGAAACAGCGCTGGTCACCAAAGAAGTGCTTGACAGTATCAAAGCCCCGGGATATTGCAAAACATCCGGTTCTACCGGCATACATATCTACATTCCTTTAAACGCTAAATATACTTACGATGAGTGCCAGTTGTTCGGCAAGTGGATCGCTACACAGGTACATGCCGCATTGCCCGCATTTACCAGTATAGAGCGTATGACACAGAACAGAAAGGGCAGGATATATGTTGATTATTTACAAAACAGGCCCAAAGCCACACTGGCAGCCCCCTACTCATTACGGCCGAAGCCAGGCGCTACCGTCTCCATGCCTTTGCATTGGGACGAAGTAAAAAAGGGACTAAAAATGAAAGACTTCAATATTACCAATGCAGTGGCCCGGGTCAATGAAATGGGCGATATATTCAAACCGGTACTCGGCAAGGGAATTGATATGAAGAAGATACTAAGTGCTATACAACCATGA
- a CDS encoding DUF6496 domain-containing protein: protein MAKYSKKSQDKVEENMHEMKEGKLKSGRSGKKVSNPKQAIAIGLSEARKEGAKVPKKAAAKKKAAPKKKAAAKKAAPKKKAAAKKRATPKKKAAAKKAAPRKKAAAKKAAPKKKAAAKKAAPKKKAAAKKRATPKKKAAAKS from the coding sequence ATGGCAAAGTATTCAAAAAAGAGCCAGGACAAAGTGGAAGAGAATATGCATGAAATGAAGGAAGGTAAACTGAAAAGCGGCAGAAGTGGTAAGAAGGTCTCCAATCCCAAACAGGCTATCGCTATAGGATTATCAGAAGCCAGGAAAGAAGGCGCTAAAGTACCAAAGAAGGCTGCGGCTAAGAAGAAAGCTGCGCCAAAGAAAAAAGCGGCAGCAAAGAAGGCTGCACCTAAAAAGAAAGCTGCTGCGAAGAAGAGAGCAACACCAAAGAAAAAAGCAGCCGCTAAAAAAGCTGCTCCCCGGAAAAAAGCCGCTGCTAAAAAGGCCGCGCCTAAAAAGAAAGCTGCAGCTAAAAAAGCTGCTCCAAAAAAGAAAGCTGCGGCTAAGAAACGGGCTACACCTAAGAAAAAGGCTGCTGCGAAGTCTTAA
- a CDS encoding LytR/AlgR family response regulator transcription factor gives MRVVIIEDEVLTAEDLKESIQQLDNTVEVVAVLQSVREAVAYFQRNDMPDLIFSDIQLGDGESFDIYRTVEVTAPVIFCTAYDEYALQAFKTNGIEYILKPFTNASIADAIRKYNNLRRQFTGIATSANTIAETVQQHTPKPAAILVHYKDKIVPVRLENIVLFYIEKEVLYLMTFDRQHYYLKKSLEEAEQLCGSDFFRVNRQFLVNRKAIKDASHYVSRKLSVNLSVPFREVITISKEKAPQFLAWLSGK, from the coding sequence CAACTGGACAACACTGTAGAAGTTGTGGCAGTGCTGCAATCTGTCAGGGAGGCGGTAGCCTATTTCCAGCGCAACGATATGCCAGATCTTATCTTCAGTGATATACAACTCGGAGACGGAGAAAGCTTTGACATCTACAGAACTGTAGAAGTAACAGCACCTGTTATCTTTTGTACTGCATACGATGAATATGCCTTGCAGGCGTTCAAGACCAATGGGATCGAGTATATACTGAAGCCATTCACCAACGCCTCCATAGCAGATGCGATCAGGAAGTATAATAATCTGCGCCGCCAGTTTACCGGCATAGCTACTTCCGCTAATACGATCGCTGAAACCGTACAGCAACATACACCTAAACCTGCGGCCATACTGGTGCATTACAAAGACAAGATCGTGCCGGTCAGACTGGAGAATATTGTATTGTTCTATATCGAGAAAGAGGTCTTATACTTAATGACCTTCGACAGGCAACATTATTATCTCAAGAAATCACTTGAAGAAGCCGAACAGCTTTGTGGCAGTGATTTCTTCCGGGTAAACAGGCAGTTCCTCGTTAACCGTAAGGCTATCAAAGATGCTTCCCACTATGTATCCCGCAAGTTAAGTGTGAACCTGTCTGTGCCCTTCAGGGAGGTGATCACTATCAGCAAGGAAAAGGCACCGCAGTTCCTCGCGTGGTTGTCGGGGAAGTGA